ACGGTAAATAACTCAAGCGTTtgtgaacaagtttggtgtttGATTTGGtaaaagcttgtttatgttcgttcaatatacataagattaattaaacaaataagtttgaacaactcgttaagctaaacaaacaaacttgaacacatatgtgttcagctctttcatgttcgtgaacaatgttcatgaacaacgttcgtgaacaatgttcataaataatgttcacgaaccatatttattaatacaactcttttcaatatactaaataaataataaaataaaataaatttaaaatatcaagctcaacaaccaatcaaacaactaaaagtttcaaacaatcaaacaagtttaaattgagaactttataacatctaaatgaatcaacctcaaaccaagctcaaggtaAGCTTGAAtagagagcttgataacatttaaactaacaaaactcaagtcaaacttcaaacaagttcaagctcataaaaaataaaccaagccaaacttgaatactcatttcaaaaacttggttcattttaagtttgACTCGATTCGGCTCGATTactttatcaaacaagcttgaacaccttaAAATTCGACTTGATTCAACTTATTTACAACCCTATCTTTTGATTCTCTAATCAACTCGACTATTAGTCAATAGAATTGTTATACCagcatatataaaataaaaatatagtttATAACGGTTTAGGTTTAGAATTTAGAGCCGATTGAATTCAATCCCAATTCAAAGATATGctttaggctacgtttggttgggcaTAATATAATtgagcttgtaatgtaatgtaatataatcttgattatattactacgtttggtaatgaaatgtatgtaatctttgattacaaaggtgattacatttttttgtttggtgtccattatttttataaggaatgtaattcgtattattataaaatgacaaaaatatcctacgaCTTCTATCGACGGGCGCTACATATTTGTCGGAGCTTGCGGTGGGCGCTGGCCGCCGATCGCCGGTCGTCGCCTGTCGCCGACCATCGGCGATCGTCGCCCGCCGACCGTCGTCGGCCGCTGGCGGTCGCCGGCGCCCGCCGGTCGTCAACCGCCGGGGGTGGTGGTGGGTGGTGGCAGTGGCGGCGAGTGAAGATGAGGGGCGATAGACTAGGGATATATTTGACATTCAAACTTTTGTTAAAAGATGACcttgttttgtaatccagattacaaaacttcattacattttgtaatccagattacattacattacaagttaaaaatgaaaccaaacaaaataatcagccttgtaatataatatgaattacattattagacagattacaccctaccaaacaTAATCTTAAACTGGACTTTAAGTTAAGCACATGTCACCTATTTCCGGCCGAGTCCAATGACGACTTTCCAATAAAATTATGGAACCACCCCAAATCAAATAGAATAATTGGACACAGATAggatgacaaataagttaaatcgTACTCAGTTTTAtagtatttaaatttatttaataaaataatcgagttaagttaaattgagttaaaataaattaagtcTTTGAATTATTTAAGAttgacttagttttttttaatgagCTTGAGATTTATTCAAATTTgacttaagtttaatttatttagttGTAAACTCatttaattgtttaaaatttttatattttaaatgagttggttattgagtttaattattaagtttgataataccaactaatttattgattttgattatttatttatttagtatgcgataataattttattataaatattatttataaatatgttTATGAATACTAATGAGATGAGCATTAGTTTAATTTAACAAAATTATTGatccatttaatttattaaattgtgTGTTTATTGAACGAACGTAAATAAAATCCCACTGGATCAAACCTGGTCGGTCCGGTTTGGAAAAATCAGTGGAAAGCATAACACATTGCGCCACCACCACGTCTCGTTGCCTTGCAAATTAATTAAATCCGACACCATCGCCTTCGTCTTCTTCCACTCAGATGGCGGAGCGCCGCGAACGGCTCATCCCCCGGAAGCCATCTTCCACCTCCGGGTCCCGCGAGCCCATCCCTGTCCGCCGCCCTCTCTTCCAGGGCGTCGATTTCTCCGGCCTCAAGAAGCGCGGCCAGAGCCTCCGCTCCTGGATTCGCGTCGACGCCGCCACCGGCAACTCCCAGGTCATCGAGGTCGATAAGTTCACCATGATGCGCCGGTGTGACCTCCCCGCCCGCGACCTCCGCCTTCTCGACCCCCTCTTCGTCTACCCCTCCACCATCCTCGGCCGCGAGAAAGCCATCGTCGTCAACCTCGAGCAGATCCGATGCATCATCACCGCTGATGAGGTCCTTCTTCTCAACTCCCTAGACAGTTACGTCCTACAGTACGTGGTTGAACTCCAACGGCGCCTAGCGGCCAGTAACGCCGAGGTGCTCTCCGGCGGGGCGCCTTCGCCTGATGACCTGCCTTTCGAGTTCAGGGCCCTCGAGGTCGCCCTCGATGCAGCCTGCACTTTTCTCGACGCACAGGTTCTGTACTTTCTCCAATTGTCGggtccttttatgttggttttgcGATTCGATTCCATATTTAAGTATCCAGTCTATGGTGTCAGGATTCTGATAAACGAATTTAGGGCTTCAATTATGTTTGATGTTTTGCTCTTTCTTCATCTCGCTTAGGCGGGCACGGAACTAGCCAGAATTGTATAACTGATGCGAAAATTAGGTTTTTGAGTTTGTTTTTAAGTGGATGCATAATTCACATATATACAAAGTATGCTTTTTTTCGTGCTGCCATTGATTTGGAATTTGGATGCGGAATTGACACATTTAATTGTGATGGTATTTTTTTGGTAGGACcctggttgattttttttttctttcaatgaCTTGCATAAAATGTCTTCTTATTGTGGACCAATTGAGACCTCCTTTAATGAATTTACAATAGACAAACGCCCTTCTAAGTTCTAAGATTCTTCCCTTCTCAAATAGATATGCTTAAGATTCCTTTGGCGTTGAGGTGTTGTTGAGAGTTCATGAGCATACAAATATTTTCTTTAGTAACTATTAAGGTCACTATATGAAAGAAATGATAACATAGAATCTTCCTTTGCTTTGTCTTACATTGAGTTCTCATCGAGTTATGATGAAAGAATATTCTAAACCATGCTATCATTGAGCTATAGTTAATGCACCGAGACCTCTTATGACTTATTTTACTTGACTAGGAGTGAGTTCAGTAGTATTGTTGTTTTGTTCTCTTGAATGATGGAAGTAAAGATTGTTGTAGATGATAGAGGCTGACAAAGAGGTTTTAATGTAGTGGCTTCAATTATAGGTGTTGTGATGAGTCTGATAGATGAATTCTTCTAATCATTATCAAAGTTTAGATCCTCACGTAGATTGCTCTCTTGTTGTTTGTTCTTTTTCTCTATCTCTTCCATAATATTTTTTTCCAATTGGTATTTCAAACTTGTATTATCACAAATCATGTTAGACAATGGGATGCTCACAATTTTGTTATTTCTCCATTCTTTTGCAAGGATAGTTTCTTCTTATCATCGTGCAAAGAATAATGCAATTTTTAGGTATGACGATAGTACATCTTAACCTCTTTTTGGATGTTAGTGGAGAAAACGATTATGATATTTTACTATTGTCGTGATGTCGAATTCTAGATAACTCCTCTTCATTTACATACTCTTGAGGGATGAAATAATTGAGaagaatatatttaattttcaatttatttagcCTCCAATAGTTTATTTTCCAGCCTATTtctctattttaatattatttgcaattcattttataaatttatttatgcaCAATAAAATATATACGAGTGGAAGGAATGATTTAAATTACCTTTATGTACAACAAAAAGCTCCGAAAGTCTATAAATCAGCGTGCTCTTCTTGAACTTGCATCTACAAAtacaatatgaaaaataattcagAAGACACAAAATAAATAtctaataatgataataatacaaaaatcaataaattaactaaaattcaaAGTCGATGGATTAAATTTTGATTGGCTACCTCGATATAATTATAATTCCTACATGAAACCCCTACCATTGAACCATAGTTTTTTTTTCCCATTCTAGACAAGTTAGCCTAAAAcacaatatataaatttaaatatttccttataATTTTTTGCTGATTGATGGAACACGAAGGTGTTTTGCTGATCTGAAAGACTCAGCCAAATCGAACCAAAATAACACATTGTAATTAAtctgaaataattattatttctgATATCAATATATAATTATTTACCAATATCAATCACTCATTTTACATTAATTCATACCTTCTATTGACTGCGAATAATGTCCTCGTTCACATTGAGAGGCTCAGGAAATGAGAAAAACCAAGGGTTCtccttggtttgggcaaaagcaACTGAAGCAGCTAGTTGTGGGCATCAAAAAAAGAGGAGGGCTGATGGCCGTGGACACagaaaaatgagagagaaagagaggaagggAGAAAGGTTTCTCTAGTCTTGTTTCTGGTTGTGACCAATGTAGTGATGAACAACAACACTTGCTGCTGTGCACTCATGGGAAGGGGAAAtagaagagggagaaaagaaacCAAAGGGGTAAAAGAGGATTACTGGCAGCTAATGCAGCTATGTGAACGTGGCAGAGGTGCAACAACAGGGCATTGCCGGTATAATGACATCACATGGGAAGGGCATCAATAAGGGAGGAGTAAGAGGAAAGTTGCTGGTTGGGGTACAAAGTGGTGTTGGTGGCCGTGGGGGGAGGTTCTGTGATGCTGGTTTGTTGCTATTGTTGATATTGctggaagaggaagaaaggaggAGGGAGAGGAAGGACAAGTGCTGGTGCCggaagagatgaagaagaagaagaagaaggtgtagTGGCTTGCAGGAATAAAGTTGCGTGTGTGTGAATGAGAGAGAGAAAAGAGGAGAGAAATCTATTATCTCTAGCTCCGTAAAACATTTTCCTAATTCATTCCAACTGACTGAACTCACCAAACATCTTATACGTAATCATGCTACAAATTGTATAACTTCTATATCTATACCTTGTAATGCAGTCATGAATAAATCTGAACCTGTTGAATTGTGTTTTGGACACTTTTTTGCCATCCGGATTCTTCTCTATCTTTTGGAGATTTTTCATAGAAATGGCAACCTAATATATGTTCCCCCATTAAGTGTATGATAAGTTCTAAGCCAAGCATATAAAAGTCAGTTGGTTCAgttttttactatttatttcttTCAGTTTCTTGAGCTCTTTCAGGTATCTAAGTTTATGGTTTTTCTCAAATGAACATGTGTAGCCTAATGTTATAACTATCTATATATCCTCATTTCTGTGATTAAATTAGTACTGATCTTGTCTATGAAAAATGCAAATTTTTAGGCAGCAGAATTAGAAATTGAGGCATATCCATTGTTGGATGAGTTGACGTCTAAAATCAGTACCCTTAACTTGGAAAAGGTTCGTCGCTTGAAGAGCAGGCTTGTTGCCTTAACTCGGAGAGTTCAAAAGGTATACCAAGAAGCTATTAGCTTCTTATTAATTTTATAGGATCATTCACTCCTGACTGGACACTGAACTTTCTGTAGGTTAGAGATGAAATAGAACAACTGATGGATGATGATGGTGATATGGCTGAAATGTATCTCACGGAGAAGAAACGGCGGACGGAAACATCTTTTTTTGGCGAACAATCATTCCATGGGTTCAATTTGGCTGCTGGTGGTGTGTCAGTTTCTGCTCCAGTTTCGCCTGTTTCTTCACCACCTGACACTCATAAGCTTGAGAAGACTTTAAGTTTTGCAAGGAGCAGACGTGACAGTATGAAAAGTTCCAGCACTATTACAGAGAACATAGAGGAATTGGAAATGTTATTGGAAGCTTATTTCGTGGTCATTGATAGCACACTGAACAAACTGACCTCAGTAAGTAGTTATTTTATGGTGATCTCTCTTGTATATATTTGAGATTCTAAACATTTGTTCTCTTGCACATTTGCAGTTGAAAGAGTATATTGATGACACTGAGGATTTCATTAACATTCAGCTGGTACGCTCAGTCTTGATTTTAAGATGATGAAAGTAATTGCTTATCTgttcataaatatatatatataggtaagAGTTAGTCAATAATCAATCACGAATAATGACAAtgaacaagaagaaaagatgcctTTTCACATTCCAAAATTACTTCTATTGGTCTATGGCATAAGTTCCTCTTTTTTGAAAGATATAACTTGGATACAATCAGTTGATAGAGGAAGAAATAATATTCAATATGTAAGGTGTAAGGGTGTATCTTATAAAGTCTAGAAATACATGAAAAGcaacaaaataattcatgtagtattcttatctatttttttaacAACCCTCAAGGGCATAGATATTATCATTCCTAGCTTGGAATTCAACAGAAAAAATACTAGACTAAGTTGGATGAAGAACTTAGCAAGATGTTGATCTTTAGTTATGATCTTCAAACTTATTCATCTACTTCTCACCTACAAATGTCAGACAACACAAACACTGAGTAGAGCACCAATATTCCCATTGACAATGTGAGAAAATATAGAAATGGAAGTTATCAATAATTGACTGGAAGCATACATGTTGACTATGCTGGCTGGTAAGTTATGAGAAGTTGAGAACTATCTAATGCCAATTGCATTATTAGTTACTGTCATCTAGACAACCttacatattataataatttaatgCTTCTTGTAGCCGTGAGAACTCTTACATTCATTTAGAGCCCGCGAGAATAACAAAGGCATTACGTATGTGTTGGAGAGGGAGATCATGGTTTCTCCTTCAATCCTCAAGACATTTATTGGAATTCCTAATTCCAAgaattaattttgtatttatccAAAGTTCAATCTGAATAGCCCCCTTGCCTCCAAAGTTTCACTCAAGAAGTTCAAATTTCAATACACAGATAGCCCTTTCAACTAGATTGCCAAAGCCTAACACTCATTAGATCTTCAACCTAATCATGCCATGCTTTATCATTTTACCCTCCACTTCTAGGGATTTGACAAATATCACCTATATGTGTATTTATCATGTACGCATTAGCAAAACATTTTGACAAACTTTGGTTTACTTTTATATTAATACATGCTTGGAAGCTAGAGACCACTCCAGCACAGGAAAGTTCATATGTTGTGTTGTCTTATCATCATATTTCTCCAGAGCCATGTACTGACCTTTGGTGATGTAACCCACCTCTAAGACAGTGCTAAAGACTAGACTAACAAATATGAAACTTAAAGGCATGACCAGATCAGGTGACACCTTAGTATGGAAAGATAACTAGACTTAAGAAGTTATACAAATGGAAGAGACTGAGGGTGCAAAAGCActagaagaaaaagaggaggaacTGTGACGTTGGCCAAGGATAGATGAGCTGCTATGTTATCAACCTGATTTCAATAGCTTGGCTGACACATGGATGAACATTTTAATACAACTGTCGCCTACCATAGCTATACAAGCAAAACATCAAAAGATTCATACATATCTTTGTATGATGGGAGGAGGGGGGTCTTCTTGGTTATATGATTTGTTGTTCTGAGACCTATTTCATTTACATATTAGgcgtgtgttgcacttgtttttgtttttgattgTGTCTTTGATACTTGTTTACATGCTGTACTTGAATGTAACTATTCGGTTAGCTAGTCATGGTATTTATTATGAAAGCATTGCCCTTTTTCGCTTGTGTACGAAGGTTTCTATATTGTGTGATATTTGTGTATAAGTTAATCTTTTATGATTTAACTTCACAATATattatgtttatgatatgttttgaTATTATGATGACAGTTAGACCTTTATGATTCTCTTTTGCTTCATTTTTCCCTCTAGTAAAGGGGGAGTGATAAGTTTAACTTAGTTTTTCTAACTTTATCtagtttttattattttgataTCATGATACATATTTATGAATGCTTATTTGCTCTTATTTGATGTTTAACATCACATGATTAATTGTGGTGCTCATATGCATTGCTAAAGAGTAGCATAGTAGCAATATAAAGAATGTATATTCCTGCACTTGTTAACATACTTTTAGCTTTGAGTTATATTAGTTCTATCTAGTCAGTGAGTGATAGTTTTCTTTACAAACACAGAAAAATTAAGTCTTTTGTAATACGAACATTCTATAGAGATGCGGTTTAAAGTTTATCAAAGCAGTTACAATGTGTTTGTTGTTAGTTTAATTGGTGATATTTCGTCAACAGTGGTTTCTTGGATGTATTTTTCTCTGGAGTCATTGATTTGGCATATCCACGATGTCTTATTGCTTACTTTGACTTGCCTCTTCTTTAGGACACTGTGCGGAATCAATTGATCCAGTTTGAGCTGCTACTAACTACTGCCACATTTGTCGTCGCCATCTTTGGAGTTGTTGCCGGGATATTTGGTATGAACTTTGAGATTACTTTATTTGAAGTACCATCTGCATTCCAGTGGACCTTGGTGATCACTGGAGTGACCGGCTTAATTATTTTCTGTTTGTTCTTATGCTATTTCAAGTACAGAAGACTAATGCCCTTGTAAGTAGCCATTTGAGGAGACGAGAGGCTCTTCCCCTAAATATTATGCTTAGCTTTGCAACACGTATCCTTCAACACCCCATTATTTTATTACGTGTATATTAAATTCTAGTATCTTGCTTGTAACAAAAggcttttaaataaataatagattTGGCAATGGAAAATTTATTCAACTTTGCGTTCTGTTGCACTAATTTCTTATGAAGCTTCTTGTGTTTCGGAATTCCGTTGAGCTGTTGCTTGAAGTTCGGTGTGCATTTAAAGGATGGCTTGTGGTGATGAGCAGACGAAGGGGTGCTCTACTTGCTTGCACAATAGCCCAATCTTTTTGGTATGttctagtttaattttttttacgtgGAAACATATCTAAAGTGGCTCAACCTGGGTATAACACCGACTCTTTTACTTGGTATATCAATACTGCACATATATACATGTCATGTTACCACCATGCACTCCTAACATACAAACCGCATGCTATCAACAATTGTCACACCACCACAGCTAACAAACATCACTATATATCATGATAATAAAGTAACTTTCACATCCCATATCATATGGTACCTAATGGATGTTTTCATGTATCAAAATAACATATTGTTGCTACTAATTCATAAGACGAGCATGGTATGATCAAAACCACTTGACTAAACACAGACATGAATCAAGTAGAAGAGGCAATAAATTTCTTGGTAACAACTCTTCATATTATTTGTACCAATTCACTAACAACTATTGTGGACATGGTACATCTACTAGCTATCCAGTAGACTCTGTTGGCTCTCTAGATGGCAATAGGTCAGAtttggatcagattccttatccTTCGTCTCCATAACCATCGGGGATCGGATATTCATTCTCATACTCATACCCATTAAAGGATAGGATATTTATGTACtaatattttttcttcttttcatccAACTATCATCGTTCAACAAAATATATTAGAAttaacatcatattaaaaaatagattaaatatttatataatttactCTTAACCTCAACAAAAATAGTTAATAAGttttggaatatatatatatatataattttgataccTTGCACACCCTTATATGAGTGATAGCATACTGGATGATATGACGCggccaaaatttttttttttttaatttccttctCACATTTGCATGCAACGCTTTTCTCTCTCCTGTATGAAAGCaactttttttctctctctccttCATGCAAGGAGGTGCTgggtgttggtctttaaaatcCAACATTAGTTGGTGTCGCCCTAAACCAG
This genomic stretch from Zingiber officinale cultivar Zhangliang chromosome 7A, Zo_v1.1, whole genome shotgun sequence harbors:
- the LOC122002442 gene encoding magnesium transporter MRS2-1-like, whose protein sequence is MAERRERLIPRKPSSTSGSREPIPVRRPLFQGVDFSGLKKRGQSLRSWIRVDAATGNSQVIEVDKFTMMRRCDLPARDLRLLDPLFVYPSTILGREKAIVVNLEQIRCIITADEVLLLNSLDSYVLQYVVELQRRLAASNAEVLSGGAPSPDDLPFEFRALEVALDAACTFLDAQAAELEIEAYPLLDELTSKISTLNLEKVRRLKSRLVALTRRVQKVRDEIEQLMDDDGDMAEMYLTEKKRRTETSFFGEQSFHGFNLAAGGVSVSAPVSPVSSPPDTHKLEKTLSFARSRRDSMKSSSTITENIEELEMLLEAYFVVIDSTLNKLTSLKEYIDDTEDFINIQLDTVRNQLIQFELLLTTATFVVAIFGVVAGIFGMNFEITLFEVPSAFQWTLVITGVTGLIIFCLFLCYFKYRRLMPL